From the Acidilutibacter cellobiosedens genome, one window contains:
- a CDS encoding S41 family peptidase, protein MTQRKFFRRFTALALVLFIFIIQLPSFGQAADFQYNTEYLQEVEEFIKEYYLHDVTDEQLMKGAVKGLFYNLDDYSEYYTKDEFDKLIEDVSGSFVGIGIYMGDDNGHVTVFSPIKDGPAYKAGLKAGDIIVSVDGKDVTSYSSADVSDLIKGKIGTKVKLGIKRNDSKDTLYFNIARDEVKVNPVSYDTVNKSLGYLNISQFNDYTVENVDKALNYFDQHSIKNLIIDLRNNPGGSVDQVVDVLKKFIPAGSIVHIKYKDGTIRTYSSSLKTPKYKLAVLINENSASASEIFAGAIKDRKVGTLVGVTTYGKGVVQEIIPLDNGDGIKLTIAEYLTPNKISIDGKGITPDIVVKNTDPTKDLQMEKAISLFK, encoded by the coding sequence ATGACACAAAGGAAGTTTTTCAGGAGGTTTACGGCACTTGCACTGGTGCTATTTATTTTCATCATTCAGTTACCTTCCTTTGGACAAGCGGCTGATTTTCAGTATAACACTGAGTATCTGCAGGAAGTAGAGGAATTTATTAAGGAATACTATCTTCACGACGTAACGGACGAACAGCTTATGAAGGGGGCAGTAAAGGGCCTTTTCTATAATCTCGACGATTACAGCGAATATTATACAAAGGATGAGTTCGATAAACTCATAGAAGACGTAAGCGGGAGTTTTGTAGGCATAGGTATTTATATGGGGGATGATAACGGCCATGTAACTGTATTTTCTCCCATCAAAGACGGCCCGGCCTATAAGGCGGGATTGAAAGCCGGAGATATAATAGTTTCCGTTGACGGAAAAGATGTGACTTCCTATTCTTCGGCGGATGTTTCCGATTTAATAAAAGGAAAGATTGGAACAAAAGTTAAGCTGGGGATAAAAAGAAATGATTCAAAGGATACATTATATTTTAATATCGCGAGAGACGAAGTAAAAGTAAACCCCGTTTCTTATGATACCGTAAATAAGTCGTTAGGTTATTTGAATATTTCTCAATTTAATGATTATACGGTAGAAAATGTAGATAAAGCATTAAATTATTTTGATCAGCACTCCATAAAAAACTTGATAATCGATTTAAGAAACAATCCCGGAGGGTCGGTGGACCAGGTAGTAGATGTTTTAAAAAAATTTATTCCGGCAGGAAGCATAGTTCATATAAAATATAAAGACGGAACAATCCGGACTTATTCTTCGTCTTTGAAAACTCCGAAATATAAGCTGGCCGTACTGATAAATGAGAACTCTGCCAGCGCATCGGAAATCTTTGCGGGTGCGATTAAAGACAGAAAAGTCGGAACTCTGGTAGGGGTTACTACTTACGGTAAAGGAGTGGTTCAGGAAATAATTCCTTTGGATAACGGAGACGGAATCAAACTCACTATTGCGGAATATTTAACTCCGAACAAAATATCAATCGACGGAAAGGGAATAACTCCGGACATAGTAG